The sequence ATATCATACATAATGCTGGATATTTGGCGGTAATTTAAAAAGACGTTTTTTATCAATAATGATTATTCACGTTCAGTAGTCAGCTGTTGCTCAGCAAAGATTACGGTGATACGAGCACCACCTAAAGGACTATTGGTGATCGTAATTTCGCCACTGTATTGCTCAATAATATCTACTGCGATAGATAATCCTAAACCTTGCCCTGGACGCAGAGTGTCTGCTCTTGTTCCTCGCTGGAAAATAGCTTCTCTTTTTTCATCTCTGACACCTGGACCATCATCATCAACAATTATCATTACACTATTTTCATTATTGCTAACATTGATTTCGACAAATTCTAAGCAGTATTTACAGGCGTTATCAAGAATATTACCCATCACTTCCATAAAATCATTTTTCTCACCTAACCACATGATTTCAGGTGAAACATTGAGTGTTAAATCAACCCCTTTTGACTGATAAACTTTATTTAATGCACTGCAAAGATTATCGAGTAATCCGGATAATGAGTGGAGTTTTCGCGTGCTAATATCGTGATCCCCATGGATGGATGCTCGATGCAGATAATAACCGACTTGCTGTGAAATTCGCTCTATTTGATCGAGCATAATAGGTTCAGCTTGCTCTATCGTCATCTGTTTGCCTGAACGTAAAGAGCGTAATGTCGATTGTAACACGGCAAGCGGTGTTTTTAAGCTATGGGTAAGGTCAGATAAACTTGTGCGATATTTACTGTAACGACTGCGTTCATTACGCAACAATACATTTAAATTTCTGACCAAGCCTTTTAACTCGGTTGGCGGATTTTCATCCAAATCATTGCGAGTTCCTTTTTCTAATGCACTGATTTGTTCAATAACTTGTTTTATAGGTCTTAAACTCCAATGTGCTGCCAGCCAAATTAAGGGGATAACCAAAAATAGATTTGCAAGAATGATATATAAGAACCAATCCCAAACCTGACTGACTTTTTGCATACGTTGAGGAATAGGATCGATAACGGCGATTGCCATGTAAGGCATATTATCAGCCGCAGGATAATGATTAATCACAACTGAATGAGTTAAAAACTCATTACTGGCGTATTCTTCAAGACGTTTAATATAAACACGGTATTGCGGTAGCTGTTTTAACATTAAACGTGTTGTTTTTATATCAACAGAGATCTCAAATAAGCCTTCTTCATGGCGCCATTTATGTTTAATGCTATCCGG comes from Proteus vulgaris and encodes:
- the phoQ gene encoding two-component system sensor histidine kinase PhoQ, which encodes MQKKQRSPLSLRTRFLLATSAIILALTLSYGLVAIVGSIVSVDKTTFMLMRSQSNLYYSLAQWDKGKLNIEFPTNLNNNNTSLVVIFDDKGGVLWTPPDLPKAIPDSIKHKWRHEEGLFEISVDIKTTRLMLKQLPQYRVYIKRLEEYASNEFLTHSVVINHYPAADNMPYMAIAVIDPIPQRMQKVSQVWDWFLYIILANLFLVIPLIWLAAHWSLRPIKQVIEQISALEKGTRNDLDENPPTELKGLVRNLNVLLRNERSRYSKYRTSLSDLTHSLKTPLAVLQSTLRSLRSGKQMTIEQAEPIMLDQIERISQQVGYYLHRASIHGDHDISTRKLHSLSGLLDNLCSALNKVYQSKGVDLTLNVSPEIMWLGEKNDFMEVMGNILDNACKYCLEFVEINVSNNENSVMIIVDDDGPGVRDEKREAIFQRGTRADTLRPGQGLGLSIAVDIIEQYSGEITITNSPLGGARITVIFAEQQLTTERE